The following proteins are co-located in the Pseudomonas sp. DY-1 genome:
- a CDS encoding alpha/beta hydrolase family protein, whose product MLRAIRLPLAALCLTLLPASPAVLAEEGSAAAPKEPAPAVERAPLEERSQEDSISLERQIPSREQQQLKAGEERFLALWQPANVSDPSGLVILLPGDGETANWPEAIGPLRRSLPNSGWSTLALTLPDPSDDPLPPRPLKTEETTKAEPAVSPEKAQEEGPANTEQAGSAEPSTDPAPPPQSRDAIQKTQTDRVFARIEAALAFARQQKPKAIVLLGHGTGAYWATQYLAANEPKDVRNLLLVAAELPEGYEPALEDSLPDLKLATGDFYYKDQPADRDAALRRSHASKRQKHPAYIQIAMKGLPGDRATEQEQLIRRIRGWLTLHLEAGAGKALTDG is encoded by the coding sequence ATGCTCCGCGCCATTCGCCTGCCCCTTGCGGCCCTTTGCCTCACCCTGCTGCCCGCCTCTCCTGCCGTGCTGGCGGAAGAGGGCTCCGCGGCAGCGCCCAAGGAACCTGCACCGGCAGTGGAACGGGCACCGCTGGAGGAACGTAGCCAAGAGGACTCCATCAGCCTGGAGCGCCAGATTCCGAGTAGAGAACAGCAACAACTCAAGGCTGGCGAGGAGCGCTTTCTCGCACTGTGGCAGCCTGCCAATGTCAGCGACCCCAGTGGGCTGGTGATCCTTCTACCCGGCGACGGCGAGACGGCCAACTGGCCGGAAGCGATCGGCCCACTGCGGCGCAGCCTGCCGAACTCCGGCTGGAGCACCCTCGCCCTGACGCTGCCAGACCCCAGCGACGACCCGCTGCCACCGCGCCCGCTGAAGACCGAGGAAACGACGAAGGCGGAACCTGCTGTGAGCCCCGAGAAAGCCCAGGAAGAGGGCCCGGCCAATACCGAGCAGGCTGGAAGCGCTGAACCCAGCACGGACCCGGCGCCTCCGCCGCAATCCCGCGACGCTATCCAGAAGACCCAGACAGACCGGGTGTTCGCCCGAATCGAGGCAGCCCTAGCCTTCGCGCGCCAACAGAAACCCAAGGCGATTGTGTTGCTGGGACACGGCACCGGTGCCTATTGGGCGACGCAGTACCTTGCCGCCAATGAGCCGAAGGATGTGCGCAATCTCCTCTTGGTGGCAGCGGAGCTGCCCGAAGGCTATGAGCCGGCGTTGGAGGATTCACTACCCGATTTGAAACTGGCCACCGGCGACTTCTACTACAAAGACCAGCCGGCCGACCGTGACGCCGCGCTGCGCCGTAGCCACGCGAGCAAGCGGCAGAAGCACCCGGCCTATATCCAGATCGCCATGAAGGGCCTTCCGGGCGATCGCGCCACCGAGCAGGAACAGCTTATCCGCCGTATTCGTGGCTGGTTGACCCTGCATCTGGAAGCAGGCGCCGGAAAGGCCTTGACCGACGGTTGA
- a CDS encoding ABC transporter substrate-binding protein encodes MSKSLKLTAIALGLACAAQAMAADLTVVSFGGANKNAQVKAFYEPYQQSTGNKIIAGEYNGEMAKVKAMVDTNSVSWNLVEVESPELSRGCDEGLFEELDAAQFGKAEDFVPGAVQPCGVGFFVWSTVLAYNADKLKSAPTSWADFWDVKKFPGKRGLRKGAKYTLEFALMADGVAPKDVYSVLATKEGQDRAFKKLDEIKPSIQWWEAGAQPPQFLASGDVVMSSAYNGRIAAVQKESNLKVVWAGGIYDFDSWAIPKGAKDADKAKEFIAFSVKPEQQKIYSENIAYGPANTQAVPLLDKGLLKDMPTTPENIKDQVAMDVTFWADYGEQLEQRFNSWAAK; translated from the coding sequence ATGTCGAAATCCCTGAAACTTACCGCCATCGCCCTCGGGTTGGCCTGCGCCGCTCAGGCAATGGCCGCCGACCTGACCGTGGTGTCCTTTGGTGGAGCCAACAAGAATGCGCAGGTCAAGGCGTTCTACGAGCCCTACCAGCAGAGCACCGGCAACAAGATCATCGCAGGCGAGTACAACGGTGAAATGGCCAAGGTGAAGGCCATGGTCGACACCAACAGCGTTTCCTGGAACCTGGTGGAAGTGGAGTCGCCAGAGCTGTCCCGCGGCTGTGACGAAGGCCTGTTCGAAGAACTGGACGCTGCCCAGTTCGGCAAGGCTGAAGATTTCGTTCCCGGCGCCGTCCAGCCTTGCGGCGTCGGCTTCTTCGTCTGGTCCACCGTGCTGGCCTACAACGCCGACAAGCTGAAGTCCGCCCCCACCAGCTGGGCTGATTTCTGGGACGTGAAGAAATTCCCCGGCAAGCGCGGCCTGCGCAAGGGTGCCAAGTACACCTTGGAATTTGCCCTGATGGCCGATGGCGTCGCTCCCAAGGACGTCTACAGCGTGCTGGCCACCAAGGAAGGCCAGGATCGCGCGTTCAAGAAGCTCGACGAAATCAAGCCGAGCATCCAGTGGTGGGAAGCCGGCGCCCAGCCGCCGCAGTTCCTCGCCTCGGGTGACGTGGTCATGAGCTCGGCCTACAACGGCCGTATCGCTGCCGTGCAGAAGGAAAGCAACCTGAAGGTCGTGTGGGCCGGCGGTATCTACGATTTCGACTCCTGGGCCATTCCGAAGGGTGCCAAGGATGCCGACAAGGCCAAGGAGTTCATCGCCTTCTCGGTCAAGCCCGAACAGCAGAAGATCTACTCCGAGAACATCGCCTATGGCCCGGCCAATACCCAGGCGGTGCCGCTGCTGGACAAGGGCCTGCTGAAGGACATGCCGACCACTCCGGAGAACATCAAGGATCAGGTCGCCATGGACGTCACCTTCTGGGCTGACTACGGCGAGCAGTTGGAGCAGCGCTTCAACTCCTGGGCGGCCAAGTAA
- a CDS encoding response regulator transcription factor has product MIRVLVAEDHTIVREGIKQLIGLAKDLCVVGEAGNGEQLMEVLRQTPCEVVLLDISMPGVNGLEAIPRIRALGNPPAVLVLSMHDEAQMAARALKIGAAGYATKDSDPALLLTAIRKVASGGRYIDPDLADRMVFEVGLTDARPAHTLLSEREFSVFERLVRGEGVNEIAQQLAVSSKTVSTHKARLMQKLGMHSVADLVKYAVEHKLL; this is encoded by the coding sequence GTGATCCGAGTACTGGTGGCAGAAGACCACACCATCGTCCGTGAGGGCATCAAGCAGCTGATTGGCCTTGCCAAGGACCTCTGCGTGGTTGGGGAGGCCGGCAACGGCGAGCAGCTAATGGAAGTTCTGCGCCAGACACCCTGCGAGGTAGTGCTGCTGGATATCTCCATGCCCGGTGTCAACGGACTGGAAGCCATTCCGCGCATTCGCGCCCTCGGCAATCCGCCGGCGGTGCTGGTGCTATCGATGCACGATGAAGCGCAGATGGCTGCGCGGGCGCTGAAGATCGGCGCCGCCGGTTACGCCACCAAGGACAGCGACCCGGCCCTGTTGCTCACCGCCATCCGCAAGGTGGCCTCGGGTGGTCGCTACATCGACCCGGACCTGGCCGACCGCATGGTCTTCGAGGTAGGGCTGACCGATGCCCGCCCGGCCCATACGCTGCTTTCGGAGCGCGAGTTCTCGGTTTTCGAGCGTCTGGTCCGTGGCGAAGGTGTGAATGAAATCGCCCAGCAACTGGCGGTCAGCAGCAAGACGGTGAGTACCCACAAGGCGCGCCTGATGCAGAAGCTGGGGATGCACTCGGTCGCGGACCTGGTGAAGTACGCGGTCGAGCACAAACTGCTGTGA
- a CDS encoding ABC transporter permease translates to MLSPYMSPVERLWFYTLRGLCGLVLLFLILPVLVIIPLSFNSGTFLVYPLQGFSLRWYADFFNSAEWMRSLTNSMIVAPAATVLAMVFGTLASIGLTRGEFRGKALVMSLLISPMVVPVVIIGVASYLFFAPLGLGNSYLSLILVHAVLGVPFVIITVSATLQGFNYNLVRAAASLGAPPLTAFFKVTLPLIAPGVISGALFAFATSFDEVVVTLFLAGPEQATLPRQMFSGIRENLSPTIAAAATLLIGFSIALLLVLEWLRGRSERMRTSMPE, encoded by the coding sequence ATGCTGAGTCCCTACATGTCTCCGGTCGAGCGCCTGTGGTTCTACACGCTGCGTGGCCTTTGCGGCCTGGTGCTGCTGTTCCTGATCCTGCCGGTGCTGGTGATCATCCCGCTGTCGTTCAATTCCGGCACCTTCCTTGTGTACCCGCTGCAGGGCTTTTCCCTGCGCTGGTACGCCGACTTCTTCAACTCGGCGGAGTGGATGCGCTCTTTGACCAACAGCATGATCGTTGCCCCGGCAGCGACCGTACTGGCGATGGTCTTCGGTACGCTGGCGTCCATTGGCCTGACCCGTGGCGAATTTCGCGGCAAGGCACTGGTGATGAGCCTGCTGATTTCGCCAATGGTGGTTCCAGTGGTGATCATCGGTGTGGCCAGTTACCTGTTCTTCGCCCCGTTGGGCCTGGGTAACAGCTACCTGTCGCTGATACTGGTGCACGCGGTGCTCGGCGTGCCGTTCGTGATCATCACGGTGTCGGCGACCTTGCAGGGCTTCAACTACAACCTGGTGCGTGCCGCCGCCAGCCTGGGCGCACCGCCGCTGACCGCGTTCTTCAAGGTGACCCTGCCGCTGATCGCACCGGGAGTGATCTCGGGGGCGCTGTTCGCCTTCGCCACCTCCTTCGACGAAGTGGTGGTGACCCTGTTCCTCGCCGGCCCCGAGCAGGCGACCCTGCCGCGGCAGATGTTCAGTGGCATACGCGAGAACCTCAGCCCCACCATCGCCGCCGCTGCAACCCTGCTGATCGGCTTCTCCATTGCGCTGCTGCTGGTGCTGGAGTGGCTGCGCGGCCGCAGCGAGCGCATGCGCACATCCATGCCGGAGTAA
- a CDS encoding TerB family tellurite resistance protein — MVWPATLIGAAAGFALANIPGAMLGGLLGHVLDRRLHLDSWGALRARMRGDPAIDQQDLLFILLGRLAKSDGRVQEAHIQQARSEMKRIGLDEAGTRRAIAAFSRGKSGGDNLHPALHKLKGERVTVERLLRSCWQMAAADGRIGQRERALILQWGSWLGLAAHQVEALGAGYDTPQGLPPKRGNSYRDALSLLGVTADCEPAVIKRAYRRLLSQNHPDKLAGSGASPAVVRAATDRTRELHSAYNLIRERHGFR; from the coding sequence TTGGTCTGGCCAGCTACCCTGATCGGCGCTGCTGCGGGATTCGCCCTGGCGAACATCCCGGGAGCCATGCTCGGCGGTTTGCTGGGGCATGTGCTCGACCGGCGCCTGCACCTGGACTCCTGGGGTGCGTTGCGTGCCCGCATGCGTGGCGACCCCGCTATCGACCAACAGGACCTGCTGTTCATCCTGTTGGGGCGCCTGGCCAAGAGCGACGGTCGGGTACAGGAGGCACACATTCAGCAAGCGCGATCAGAGATGAAGCGCATCGGTCTGGATGAAGCGGGTACCCGCCGGGCCATCGCAGCCTTCAGCCGGGGCAAGTCGGGTGGCGACAACCTGCACCCGGCGTTGCACAAGCTGAAGGGCGAGCGGGTAACGGTGGAGCGCTTGCTACGTAGCTGCTGGCAGATGGCGGCGGCAGATGGCCGGATCGGCCAGCGGGAGCGCGCGCTCATTCTGCAATGGGGAAGCTGGCTCGGGCTCGCGGCTCACCAGGTGGAGGCGCTCGGCGCGGGCTATGACACCCCCCAGGGCCTGCCTCCCAAGCGTGGCAATAGCTACAGAGACGCCCTGTCCCTGCTTGGCGTGACTGCCGACTGTGAACCCGCGGTGATCAAGCGTGCATACCGTCGCCTGCTCAGTCAGAACCACCCGGACAAGCTGGCCGGTTCAGGCGCCAGCCCTGCCGTAGTACGTGCCGCGACTGATCGCACCCGCGAGTTGCATAGTGCCTACAACCTGATCCGCGAGCGCCACGGTTTCCGCTGA
- the murU gene encoding N-acetylmuramate alpha-1-phosphate uridylyltransferase MurU gives MKAMILAAGKGERMRPLTLHTPKPLVRAAGTPLIEFHLNALARAGFQELVINHAWLGQQIEDHLGDGARFGLSIRYSAEGEPLETGGGIFRALPLLGDEPFLIVNGDVWTDFDFSHLHQPLDGLAHLVLVDNPAHHPHGDFLLENGRVRDAVSGEPSLTYSGIAVIHPRLFEGCQPGAFKLAPLLRQAMSAGQVTGERFSGRWVDVGTHERLAEVERLLMTEA, from the coding sequence ATGAAGGCGATGATCCTCGCGGCGGGTAAGGGCGAGCGCATGCGTCCCCTTACCCTGCATACCCCAAAGCCCCTGGTTCGCGCCGCCGGGACCCCGCTGATCGAGTTTCACCTCAACGCCCTGGCGAGGGCCGGCTTTCAGGAATTGGTGATCAACCATGCCTGGCTTGGCCAGCAGATCGAGGATCATCTGGGCGATGGCGCACGCTTCGGCTTGTCCATTCGTTACTCGGCAGAAGGCGAACCCCTGGAAACCGGCGGCGGTATTTTTCGCGCCTTACCACTGTTGGGAGATGAGCCTTTTCTGATCGTGAATGGCGATGTCTGGACCGATTTCGATTTCAGCCATCTGCACCAACCACTGGACGGCCTGGCGCATCTGGTGCTGGTGGACAACCCGGCGCACCATCCCCACGGCGACTTCCTGCTGGAGAATGGTCGTGTGCGTGATGCGGTATCGGGCGAGCCCAGCCTCACTTACAGCGGAATTGCGGTAATTCATCCGCGCCTGTTTGAAGGGTGTCAGCCGGGCGCCTTCAAGCTGGCGCCGTTGCTGCGTCAGGCAATGTCCGCTGGACAGGTGACTGGCGAGCGTTTCTCCGGGCGTTGGGTCGACGTCGGCACCCACGAGCGCCTGGCGGAAGTCGAACGCCTGCTGATGACAGAGGCTTGA
- a CDS encoding aminoglycoside phosphotransferase family protein — MHHEDLRLQQLSQWLDQQLPTLFAAEGWGPVPAAVLVPASSDASFRRYFRWQAEGRTLILMDAPPPREDCRPFVKVAGMLAEAGVHVPRILAADVEQGFLILDDLGRQTYLEVIDADNADQLFEDALQALLTFQKRSLDVPMPSYDDALLRRELQLFPEWYLQRHLGIELAVERLAAWQRISDLLIGSALAQPQVLVHRDYMPRNLMLSTPNPGVLDFQDAVYGPVTYDVTCLFKDAFLSWPEERVAGWLERYWNLARDAGIPVQSDFAEFRRASDLMGVQRHLKVIGIFARICHRDGKPKYLGDVPRFFAYIKEVIERRPELAELGDLLASLPRDEAVQP, encoded by the coding sequence ATGCACCATGAAGACCTGCGACTTCAGCAGCTGAGCCAGTGGCTTGATCAGCAGTTGCCCACCCTGTTTGCTGCCGAAGGCTGGGGCCCCGTGCCGGCTGCCGTGCTGGTTCCGGCCAGCAGTGATGCCAGCTTCCGCCGCTACTTCCGCTGGCAAGCCGAAGGCCGCACCCTGATCCTGATGGATGCCCCTCCGCCCCGCGAGGACTGCCGCCCTTTCGTCAAGGTGGCTGGAATGCTCGCCGAGGCAGGCGTGCATGTGCCCCGCATCCTTGCCGCCGATGTGGAGCAAGGCTTCCTGATCCTCGACGACCTCGGACGCCAGACGTACCTCGAGGTTATCGATGCCGATAACGCCGACCAGTTGTTCGAAGATGCCCTGCAGGCTCTGCTGACATTCCAGAAACGCAGCCTCGATGTGCCCATGCCCAGTTACGACGACGCCTTGCTGCGCCGCGAGCTGCAGCTTTTCCCCGAGTGGTACCTGCAACGTCACCTGGGTATCGAGTTGGCAGTTGAGCGCCTGGCAGCCTGGCAGCGCATTTCCGACCTGCTGATCGGCAGCGCCCTGGCTCAGCCGCAAGTGCTGGTGCACCGGGACTACATGCCGCGCAACCTGATGCTCAGCACCCCCAACCCTGGCGTGCTGGATTTCCAGGACGCCGTGTACGGTCCGGTGACCTACGACGTGACCTGCCTGTTCAAGGATGCCTTCCTCAGTTGGCCTGAAGAACGAGTCGCCGGCTGGCTGGAGCGATATTGGAACCTCGCCCGCGATGCGGGAATCCCGGTCCAGTCCGATTTCGCCGAGTTCCGCCGCGCCAGCGACCTGATGGGGGTGCAGCGTCACCTCAAGGTCATCGGCATTTTCGCGCGTATCTGCCATCGCGATGGCAAGCCCAAGTACCTGGGCGATGTGCCGCGATTTTTTGCCTATATAAAGGAAGTGATCGAACGCCGTCCCGAATTGGCCGAGTTGGGTGATTTGCTGGCAAGCCTGCCCCGAGACGAGGCCGTTCAGCCATGA
- a CDS encoding ABC transporter permease encodes MATAVPLNEVAGPSLKQRLARAERMNRLKSQALILPLLIFLLLTFLVPIGALLYKSVNNPEVVGSMPRTVEAISSWDGKALPAEPVYKALAEDLAAARKNQTIGDLSKRLNMELAGYRSLMAKTARALPFKAEPASYKDALESLDERWGDPAYWQAIRRNASHLTPYYLLAALDHRIDDLGELAPATPDQAIYLDIFVRTFWMGAVITVICLLLAYPLAYLLANLPTRKSNLLMILVLLPFWTSILVRVAAWIVLLQSGGLINGALLKLGLIDQPLQLVFNRTGVYIAMVHIMLPFMILPIYSVMKGISPSYMRAAISLGCHPFASFWKVYFPQTVAGVGAGCLLVFILSIGYYITPALLGSPNDQMVSYFVAFFTNTTINWGMATALGGMLLFATLILYVVYSWLVGAGRLRLG; translated from the coding sequence ATGGCCACTGCAGTGCCCCTGAACGAGGTCGCCGGCCCCAGCCTCAAGCAGCGCCTCGCCCGAGCCGAGCGGATGAACCGCCTGAAGTCCCAGGCGCTGATCCTGCCGCTGCTGATTTTCCTCCTGCTGACCTTCCTGGTGCCCATCGGCGCGTTGCTTTACAAGAGCGTGAACAACCCGGAAGTGGTCGGCTCCATGCCGCGTACGGTCGAAGCCATTTCCAGCTGGGACGGCAAGGCGCTGCCCGCCGAGCCTGTGTACAAGGCCTTGGCCGAAGACCTCGCCGCGGCGCGCAAGAACCAGACAATCGGCGACCTCTCCAAGCGCCTGAACATGGAACTGGCCGGCTACCGCAGCCTGATGGCCAAGACCGCCCGCGCCCTGCCGTTCAAGGCTGAGCCAGCTTCCTACAAGGACGCGCTGGAAAGCCTGGACGAGCGCTGGGGCGACCCTGCGTACTGGCAGGCGATTCGCCGCAACGCCAGCCACCTGACCCCCTATTACCTGCTGGCCGCCCTCGACCATCGCATCGATGATCTGGGAGAGTTGGCCCCGGCTACCCCGGACCAGGCCATCTATCTGGATATCTTTGTCCGCACTTTCTGGATGGGCGCGGTCATCACCGTGATCTGCCTGCTGCTGGCCTATCCGTTGGCCTACCTGCTGGCCAATTTGCCGACGCGCAAGAGCAACCTGTTGATGATCCTGGTGCTGCTGCCGTTCTGGACCTCCATTCTGGTGCGTGTGGCAGCGTGGATCGTGCTGTTGCAGTCCGGCGGTCTGATCAACGGAGCGCTGCTCAAACTGGGTCTGATCGACCAGCCGTTGCAACTGGTGTTCAACCGCACCGGCGTCTACATCGCCATGGTGCACATCATGCTGCCGTTCATGATCCTGCCGATCTACAGCGTGATGAAGGGCATTTCCCCGAGCTACATGCGGGCGGCGATCTCCCTTGGCTGCCACCCCTTCGCCAGCTTCTGGAAGGTGTATTTCCCGCAGACCGTGGCCGGCGTTGGCGCCGGGTGCCTGCTGGTGTTCATCCTGTCCATTGGCTACTACATCACACCGGCACTGCTGGGTAGCCCGAACGACCAGATGGTCAGCTACTTCGTCGCCTTCTTCACCAACACCACCATCAACTGGGGCATGGCCACGGCCCTGGGCGGCATGCTGCTGTTCGCCACCCTGATCCTCTATGTGGTCTACAGCTGGCTTGTCGGCGCTGGCCGTCTGCGTCTGGGTTGA
- a CDS encoding PAS domain S-box protein, with the protein MIRALLSLLFAFCLAMPVLAAPAGLPLDEGQRQWLENHGQLRVGAVLQAPYVQLDRRLQQLSGANVELMNWLAKAMGVELIWRTYDSPGELEQALRSEQIDLAPGLGQTPAGLRLWLFSDPYMRVSQLLVGEREGNASVDLEQLDATSPVALRHPSAVADYLRSTYSNLNLRPMDSERQALQALLAEQVRYAVLDEAQLSRLSREQEFTGLAVVGDIGFPQLLRVASRRDWPELAAIIDIALRSLPPKDLDQLHERWLQPQYPRLGESSGFWQNLSLLLGVLLLTAAAIIAWLRRQQRRLERQLLDSRHALQLREAAEEALRLTQFSIDQSTLGILWVNWDSHVRYANRAAEQMLGYRPGSLADRPLADFQPELNMDRWLNLWRRARNSDEGPLSFETRCLRPDGSWLPADVSLSFLRFGSSEYLVVFLSDATERRRAREAVEESEARLKGIASNVPGLVFRLERPKAGAPTAFAFIGEGSEGLVGYSASELLSTGRGIRGLVHPDDRDGYWESQLQALDADRDWHWQGRILTRDGALRWADIKASARVFEDGRAVWDGVVWDITENKQIELELAASRAQLRELSAHLESVREEEKARIAREVHDELGQVLTVLKLETSMCELAFAGLDSGLRDRLDSMKRLIAQLFQLVRDVATALRPPILDAGIASAIEWQARRFEARTQIPCLVEVPEQLPQLSDAKAVGLFRVLQEALTNVMRHAEAHTVAVRLSEEDGALCLRISDDGRGFDTGARRGSSFGLVGMRERVLMLGGSLQIESQPGEGTTLCVRVALDKEKAA; encoded by the coding sequence ATGATCCGTGCACTCCTTTCCCTCCTGTTCGCCTTCTGCCTGGCGATGCCTGTACTGGCTGCACCAGCTGGGCTGCCCCTGGACGAGGGGCAGCGGCAATGGCTCGAGAACCATGGACAGCTCCGCGTTGGTGCTGTGCTGCAGGCACCTTACGTCCAGCTGGATCGTCGCCTGCAACAGCTTTCGGGTGCCAACGTCGAGTTGATGAACTGGCTCGCGAAGGCCATGGGCGTCGAGCTGATCTGGCGCACCTATGACAGCCCCGGCGAACTGGAGCAGGCCCTGCGCTCCGAACAGATCGACCTCGCCCCCGGACTTGGGCAGACGCCCGCCGGACTGCGTCTGTGGCTGTTCTCCGATCCCTACATGCGCGTCTCGCAGTTGCTGGTCGGCGAGCGCGAAGGCAATGCCTCAGTGGACCTGGAGCAGCTTGACGCCACTTCGCCTGTAGCCCTGCGTCATCCGAGCGCCGTGGCCGATTACCTGCGCTCGACCTACTCCAACCTCAACCTCAGGCCCATGGACAGCGAGCGGCAGGCCCTGCAGGCCTTGCTTGCCGAGCAGGTACGCTATGCCGTGCTCGACGAGGCCCAGCTCAGCCGATTGTCTCGCGAGCAGGAATTCACCGGACTGGCCGTGGTCGGGGACATCGGTTTTCCGCAGTTGCTGCGCGTTGCATCAAGACGTGATTGGCCGGAACTGGCTGCCATCATCGATATCGCCCTGCGCAGTTTGCCGCCAAAGGACCTCGACCAACTGCATGAGCGCTGGTTGCAGCCCCAGTATCCCCGCCTCGGCGAATCCAGCGGCTTCTGGCAGAACCTCAGCCTTTTGCTCGGCGTGCTGTTGCTCACTGCGGCGGCCATCATCGCCTGGCTTCGGCGGCAGCAGCGTCGTCTGGAGCGGCAACTGCTGGATTCGCGTCACGCACTGCAGTTGCGCGAAGCGGCCGAAGAAGCCCTGCGCCTTACCCAGTTCTCCATCGACCAGAGCACCTTGGGCATACTCTGGGTGAACTGGGACAGCCATGTGCGCTACGCCAACCGCGCCGCCGAACAGATGCTCGGCTATCGGCCGGGCAGTCTTGCGGATCGCCCTCTGGCGGATTTCCAGCCCGAGCTGAACATGGACCGCTGGCTCAATCTCTGGCGCCGCGCACGCAATAGTGACGAAGGCCCGCTGAGTTTCGAGACCCGTTGCCTGCGTCCAGACGGTTCCTGGCTTCCGGCGGATGTGTCGCTCAGTTTCCTGCGCTTCGGCTCCTCCGAATACCTGGTGGTGTTCCTCTCCGATGCCACCGAGCGCCGTCGTGCCCGGGAGGCCGTGGAAGAAAGTGAAGCGCGCCTCAAGGGCATCGCCTCCAACGTTCCCGGGCTCGTATTCCGTCTGGAACGGCCGAAAGCGGGCGCACCAACTGCTTTCGCGTTCATCGGTGAGGGCAGCGAAGGGTTGGTGGGCTACAGCGCCAGCGAGTTGCTGAGTACCGGCCGTGGCATTCGCGGTCTGGTCCATCCAGACGACCGCGACGGCTACTGGGAAAGCCAGCTACAGGCGCTGGATGCAGATCGTGACTGGCACTGGCAGGGCCGAATTCTCACTCGTGATGGCGCTCTGCGCTGGGCGGATATCAAAGCGAGTGCGCGGGTCTTCGAAGATGGCCGTGCGGTCTGGGACGGCGTCGTCTGGGATATCACCGAGAACAAGCAGATCGAGCTGGAGCTGGCGGCTTCCCGTGCGCAACTCCGGGAATTGTCGGCGCACCTGGAAAGCGTGCGCGAAGAAGAGAAGGCTCGCATTGCCCGCGAAGTGCATGACGAACTGGGCCAGGTGCTTACCGTGCTCAAGCTGGAGACTTCCATGTGCGAGCTGGCCTTCGCTGGGCTCGACTCAGGCCTGCGTGACCGCCTGGACAGCATGAAACGCCTGATTGCGCAGCTCTTCCAGCTGGTACGCGATGTGGCGACGGCGTTGCGCCCGCCGATCCTCGATGCCGGCATCGCTTCGGCCATCGAGTGGCAGGCCCGGCGCTTCGAAGCGCGAACACAGATACCGTGCCTGGTGGAAGTGCCTGAGCAGTTGCCGCAGCTGTCCGATGCCAAGGCGGTAGGCTTGTTCCGGGTACTGCAGGAGGCGCTGACCAACGTCATGCGCCACGCTGAGGCACATACTGTCGCGGTTCGCCTGAGCGAAGAAGATGGCGCGCTCTGCCTGCGTATCAGCGACGATGGTCGGGGGTTCGATACCGGCGCCAGACGCGGTAGTTCATTCGGCCTGGTGGGCATGCGCGAGCGCGTGCTGATGCTGGGCGGCAGCCTGCAGATAGAGAGCCAGCCAGGCGAGGGCACCACCCTTTGCGTGCGCGTAGCGTTGGATAAGGAGAAAGCGGCGTGA
- a CDS encoding ABC transporter ATP-binding protein encodes MAETQGNDILVSFRGVQKSYDGETLIVKDLNLDIRKGEFLTLLGPSGSGKTTSLMMLAGFETPTSGEILLAGRSINNVPPHKRDIGMVFQNYALFPHMTVAENLAFPLSVRGMSKTDASERVKRALSMVQLDAFRNRYPGQLSGGQQQRVALARALVFEPQLVLMDEPLGALDKQLREHMQMEIKHIHQRLGVTVVYVTHDQGEALTMSDRVAVFHQGEIQQIAPPRELYELPKNTFVANFIGENNRLNGQLESRDGERCVVRLGRGEKVEALAINVGQPGEPVTLSIRPERVRINGHSESCVNRFSGRVAEFIYLGDHVRIRMEVCGKPDFFVKQPIAELDPALAVGDVVPLGWQVEHVRALDPLLAE; translated from the coding sequence ATGGCCGAGACACAAGGCAACGACATCCTGGTCAGCTTTCGCGGCGTGCAGAAGAGCTACGACGGCGAGACCCTGATCGTCAAAGACCTCAACCTGGATATTCGCAAAGGCGAATTCCTCACCCTGCTCGGGCCATCCGGCTCCGGCAAGACCACCAGCCTGATGATGCTCGCCGGGTTCGAAACCCCCACCAGCGGCGAGATTCTTCTGGCCGGTCGTTCCATCAACAACGTGCCTCCGCATAAGCGCGACATTGGCATGGTGTTCCAGAACTACGCGCTGTTCCCGCACATGACGGTGGCCGAGAACCTGGCCTTCCCGCTCTCTGTGCGCGGCATGAGCAAGACTGACGCCAGTGAGCGGGTCAAGCGCGCTCTCTCCATGGTCCAGCTGGATGCATTCCGCAATCGCTACCCCGGCCAGCTTTCCGGTGGCCAGCAGCAGCGTGTCGCCCTGGCCCGTGCTCTGGTGTTCGAGCCCCAGCTCGTGTTGATGGACGAGCCCCTCGGTGCACTGGATAAGCAGTTGCGCGAGCACATGCAGATGGAGATCAAGCACATCCATCAGCGCCTGGGCGTCACCGTGGTCTACGTGACCCACGACCAGGGCGAGGCGCTAACCATGTCCGACCGTGTGGCGGTATTCCACCAGGGCGAGATCCAGCAGATCGCTCCGCCGCGCGAGCTTTACGAACTGCCGAAGAACACCTTCGTGGCCAACTTCATCGGTGAGAACAATCGCCTGAACGGCCAGCTGGAAAGCCGCGACGGCGAACGTTGCGTCGTGCGCCTGGGCCGTGGTGAGAAGGTCGAGGCCCTGGCAATCAACGTCGGCCAGCCGGGCGAGCCGGTGACCCTGTCAATTCGTCCCGAGCGCGTGCGCATCAACGGTCACAGCGAGAGTTGCGTGAACCGTTTTTCCGGTCGCGTCGCCGAGTTCATCTACCTGGGCGACCACGTGCGTATCCGCATGGAGGTCTGTGGCAAGCCCGATTTCTTCGTCAAGCAACCTATTGCTGAGCTCGACCCCGCACTGGCGGTAGGCGATGTGGTGCCGCTCGGCTGGCAAGTGGAGCACGTCCGCGCACTGGACCCGCTTCTGGCGGAATGA